The sequence below is a genomic window from Sardina pilchardus chromosome 9, fSarPil1.1, whole genome shotgun sequence.
AATAGATATTGGATATTTAGTACATGCGGGATAGAAATTCAGATATATTGATTACTAATTTGGACATTTAGAATTTGTAGGGCCATTACTCCTTTATGGTATGATGAATAACACAAAATGTGTTCTAGAGTATATTGCTAATGAATAACAAGCTTCATTCATTGCTTCATTCATTGTCTAAACATACACACTGTTGGGCATAATGAAAAGCACTCTCATCTTTAGCTTTGCAAAAATACTAAAATAGTTCAAATTGTAGAAAGTTCTTAACATGCACAGTAATATTTGCACAGTAATATTTGttgaaacattttcttttcaccaaacaagtcagtgcaacatCACAGCAGATATTTACATTGtgctcttcctccccctctcattctccccctccctcttcctctctctgaatGTATGCTCACCTGTGGTCTTTTCATAGTGCTTGCTTCCTTATTGATGTGGCAAAAATTAAGCGTTGAGGTATTTGGCCGGGTGGCACATATATTGGTAGCTTGTGTAGTGTCATTTtgaatggcattgttttgaaatggctaacTTTGTTGCTACTTTATGTCAGATTGTCGTACCTTACGTATTTTAAAAGTGCCATTTTTAATTGCAAAATGTgagcagaaaatgtgtttaggCTTTTGGAGACTCGAGAAGAagttttgctctctgtgtgtcagtttaaaTAATTGTGCCAATAAgcgtgtcaacaacaacaacaacaacaacaagaaaaatgGAAGAcgttgcagagagagaaagagtgagaggtaTAGAGCTGATAGGAGAGTTCATGGCCAAAGAAGACAACAACTTTCAAATGAAATCAGAGCAAAGTTGATGTCATCAACCATGGGCTGACAATACGAGAGGCTGGACCTGGGCTGGACAgagggtgtttctcaaagtcaaggatgggtccttccaagccactttttcaaggacgttacgtcatcaaatctcgtcaagcactgttccaaagtagGCTCATCATGAAACTGCAAGACCTGAACATCAGTCCCTCCATGTGCAGCTGGATACTAAATTTCCTAACAGGCAGGCCACAGGCAGTACGGCTAggtaacatcacctcctccagtcTAACACTCAGCACTGGTGCTCCACAGGGTTGTGTGTTAAGCCCTCTGTTGTATCACTGTACACATATGACTGTGCAGCCACTGACAGCTCCAACACCATCATTAAGTTTGCCGATGACACCACCATAATCGGCTGCATCAAGAATGGTGATGAGTGTGCCAACAGAGCAGAGGTGGCAGCAATGACATCTTGGTGTCAGGATAACAGTCTGCTGCTCAATTTAACAAAGACCAAGGAGCTGATAGTGGATTACAGGCGGCTGCAGGGAGAAGAACACGCACCCATTCACATCGGGAgtgcagcagtggagagagtcaAAAGCTTCAGATTCCTGGGCAttaacatcagtgaggatctgaGCTGGACACACCATATAGGTGTGATCACAAAGACAGCAAGACAGCGGCTCTTCTTTTTGCGACGTCTGCGGAAATTTGGCATGGACCACAAGTTACTGACCAACTTTTACCGCTGTACAATAGAGAGCATTCTAACTGGTGGCATAACTACAGGGTATGGTAACAGCACTGCCCAGGATCAAAAAGCGCTACAAAGAGTCGTCAGATCAGCACAGCGTATTACAAGGACTGAGTTACCATCCATCCAGGACCTCTACAGTCAGCGCTGCAGAAGAAAGGGCAAGCGTATAGTTTCTGACCCCAGTCATCCCAGCCACCATCTCTTTACCCTCCTACCTTCAGGCCGACGATACAAGAGTCTAAGGACCCGCACCAGCAGATACAAGGACAGTTTCTACCCTCAAGCCATCAGGATGCTGAACCGTCCTGGGAAACCCCCTTAAGATGGCACTTttcttattatttattttttgttattttctaatttatttcaggacacttgagcacaatgaatctcattacttataaattattttttatgaGTATATGACAGTAAActagaattgaattgaattgaattgaattctatcaagtactgagtcctttgttctgagaattttggaggatgcatcgatggattcTCGGCGTGAAGACGATTAGAAATTCTCTGAcggtgtgattaaaaaaaagagggggatagAATGTAATGGAAGATGAAaagaagcagtgtgtgttaatgtgctaAATACGACTTctgaagtgttttgttaatgtcagtatatttgctcaggcatttatatcaagttagTATGcatatttaggctattgttgaattctggggtattctgatgtgttcatATATATTACTCATAGAATGGGATAAGCTCTAAGCTCTGATATTAGGTGCACAAGTAGGCCTGTTTACGTAAGGCCTTGTAGCTCGGAACTTCCAGATAACAAGGGCCGAGGGCCGGAGCCATTGTGTCTGGGTTGGCCATCTGGTCTGAACTGGTTTCCTAACTTGTTGCCTATACGTGGACTTGTTTACTGTTAGAATGTATAACTAAATTTGTACCAAGGATGTGACTCTGAGACGGATCGAGAAGCCAAGCGTGCAGCATCTTACGCGGAGATACTGCGCGCCACGCTTTTGATAGCAACCACAAGGAGTTAGACTCTGTTCGGTTTTACTGTCTGTAGTATCTTAGTAAACAGGTTGTCCACAATATAATCTCTTTGATAGTTTATTAGCAGTCTTGGTactaacacaaacacttcaGGCTAAACCCTGCTTCCGAACTCTAGCTGAAGCATACTTCTTCTACCCTAGCTTAACAGTAACCGAGCACCATATCTAACGTTGgagcgccctctagtggccgACTCTTAAATCATTCTAAACACAGTTACTAATACTAAGATATCACATCTCCCCACCTTTAAGCAAACAGCTCATTATCTGTTTAAGGCCTGTGTTACATGCTCTCCTAAACAGGTATCCTAAAAATACATAAATCATGAACATCATTGTAATTCAACATTTATCTCTCCTAAACAGGTATCCCAAaaatgcataaatcatgaacATCATTGTAATTCaacatttctcttttttctttcttttttttctttttttttttaaactaggAAGGGACATCCTTCCAGTGAGATCAGAGCGCATTGTTGCTCTATTCCTGGGAAAAGATCTCACTCTATCTAACAAAGTCCTTTAGATGCAGAGGTGACCGTCTCCCCCGCTCTGAGTGTCGCACTTCTGTGACCACCGGTGAACCTGTTGGAACTTGGACCACTGAAGTAGACTGCTCATCCGACTCACTCGCAGGACGGTCTTCTGTCTCTGCCATTACTGTAAGCCCAGAGCCCACAGCACCATCAAAATCTAATGACGGTCCCAATTCACTCTCGGGCTCTTGGTTTGGCACGGTCTCAGACAATCTGGCCCTCACTTGATCCACGTGTCTCTTCATTATTTGGCCACTTCCAATGATGACAGTATATGACACTGGACCGGAGGCATCCTGAATGACAGCAGGGACCCATTTAGGACCATAAGCGTAGTTTCTAATAAACACTTTATCCCCTGTGGAGAAACTTCTCAGTCTTTTGCTTGTGTCATGGGCCTGTTTTTGTTTCAGTTGCTTTTCCTGCACTTTTGATTTTACGTCTGGTAGTAGCAGGTCAAAAACAGATCGGAGTCTGCGTGACATCATCAACTCTGCCGGCGACAGGCCTGTTGTCGCATGAGGCGTGATACGGTAACTGAACAGGAACCTTGACAACCTGGTTTGTACCGAATCAcctttcatctttttcatccctcCTTTGAACGTTTGGACCGCCCTCTCTGCCAGCCCATTAGAAGAAGGGTGGAACGGTGCTGATCTCACATGCTTGATGCCATTTTGTTTCATGAAGGACTCAAATTCAGCACTTGTGAAACATGTTCCATTGTCAGACACCAACATTTTCGGTAATCCGAAAACACTGAAACTCTGCCTTAGCTTTTCTATTGTAACCTGGGAAGTGGACGTCTTCACCGGGTAGATGTCTATCCATTTGGAGTAAGCATCCACAATCAACAGAAACATCTCACCTTGGAAGGGCCCTGCATAGTCCACGTGAATCCTTGACCACGGTGACTCTGGCCACTCCCATGGATGTAACGGTGCGGCTGGTGGTGACTTGTGGTGTTTTTGACACTCCTCACATGACAGCACTTCCCTCTCAACATCCTGATCCATTCCCGGCCACCATACATACGATCGAGCTAGTCCTTTCATCCTTGACATGCCAGAGTGGGTTTGGTGCAGCAGCTTCAGAATTTTCTCTCTACCTTTGGTGGGTATAATTACTCTAGCACCCCAAAGCACACATCCATCCCGTACACTTAGTTCCATTCTTCGCTGATGAAATGGCTTTACACTGGAATCTACCACTGTTGGCCACCCTTTTAGCACGTGAGCATGCACTTGGGACAATATCACATCTTTAGCTGTCCAGCGCTTAATCTTAGTCGTGTCTAACAGTGTGTCATCCAGAAGGTCCATCATCAAGACTTGCTCTTTCGCTTCCTCACACACTATTTCAGACACTGGCAGCCTACTCAATGCGTCAGCATTTGAATTCTGTTTTCCTGGTTTGTATACTATGTTGTATTCGTAGGCACTCAAATGCACAGCCCATCTTTGAACTCTCGGGGACCCCATTTGTGGTATGGGTTTTTTCTCATTGAAGAGAGAGATCAACGGCTTATGGTCTGTGTGGATGGTGAACGCTCGTCCATAAAGGTATTTGTGAAATTTCTGAATACCAAATATAACCGCCAATCCCTCTTTATCTAGTTGTGAGTACCTTTTTTCAGCAGGCGACAGTGTTCGTGACATGAACCCCAAAGGACGCTCACTGCCATCTTCCATCAGGTGCGATAAAACAGCACCAACGCCGTAAGGTGACGCATCACATGACATTATCAAATCTCTGTCTGCAGAGTAATGGACTAATACTTCTGCTGAGTTCAGTAAGGCTTTAGACTTTTGGAAGGCCTCTTCCTGTTCTTTGAGCCATTTCCAGTGCACATTGTGCCGTAAGAGTTCATGTAATGGGGCCAAGAGGGTTGCCAGATTGGGGAGGAATTTGTTGTAGTAAtttaataaacctaaatatgaCTTAAGTTCGGTGACATTTGTGGGAGGGGGCGCCTCCATGATGGCTTTCACCTTTTTCTTCACCGGATGAAGCCCCTGAGCATCCACCCTATGTCCCAGATACTCTACTTCCTCTTGCAGGAACATGCATTTACTTCTTTTCAAACGCAACCCTGCCTCTTCCAGCCTAGTTAAAACCTCCTCAAGATTTCTCAGGTGGTCTGCCTCGTTCATTCCACTCAGAAGTATATCATCAAGGTATACCGCCACTCGTGGAATCCCTCTTAAGAGACCTTCTATGGTTCTTTGAAAAATGGCGGGGGCGGACGCAACCCCAAATGGGAGtctattgtatgtaaaaagccCTCTGTGTGTATTAACCGCCAAGT
It includes:
- the LOC134092703 gene encoding LOW QUALITY PROTEIN: uncharacterized protein K02A2.6-like (The sequence of the model RefSeq protein was modified relative to this genomic sequence to represent the inferred CDS: inserted 2 bases in 1 codon); the encoded protein is MSEGHLRRVDPYMVEMKINGKGVRFEIDTGCSLTVMNEQTLQKLWKDTKCPTVKPVKIHLETYTGDPVKVIGVASVRVKYKKQSCTLPLVVVEGKGPSLLGRSWLEKVKINWKKIKDSRKACELQHMRTETKTLQQVLSQHENVFKEELGTLKGTKATIHVKANAVPRFFXVPYAIRAKVDEEIDRLLKDEIITPVKWAEWAAPVVPIVKPDGHVRLCGDYKLTVNTVSSLEQYPIPRVEDLFAALSGGKQFSKLDMSHAYQQILMDEESKKYLAVNTHRGLFTYNRLPFGVASAPAIFQRTIEGLLRGIPRVAVYLDDILLSGMNEADHLRNLEEVLTRLEEAGLRLKRSKCMFLQEEVEYLGHRVDAQGLHPVKKKVKAIMEAPPPTNVTELKSYLGLLNYYNKFLPNLATLLAPLHELLRHNVHWKWLKEQEEAFQKSKALLNSAEVLVHYSADRDLIMSCDASPYGVGAVLSHLMEDGSERPLGFMSRTLSPAEKRYSQLDKEGLAVIFGIQKFHKYLYGRAFTIHTDHKPLISLFNEKKPIPQMGSPRVQRWAVHLSAYEYNIVYKPGKQNSNADALSRLPVSEIVCEEAKEQVLMMDLLDDTLLDTTKIKRWTAKDVILSQVHAHVLKGWPTVVDSSVKPFHQRRMELSVRDGCVLWGARVIIPTKGREKILKLLHQTHSGMSRMKGLARSYVWWPGMDQDVEREVLSCEECQKHHKSPPAAPLHPWEWPESPWSRIHVDYAGPFQGEMFLLIVDAYSKWIDIYPVKTSTSQVTIEKLRQSFSVFGLPKMLVSDNGTCFTSAEFESFMKQNGIKHVRSAPFHPSSNGLAERAVQTFKGGMKKMKGDSVQTRLSRFLFSYRITPHATTGLSPAELMMSRRLRSVFDLLLPDVKSKVQEKQLKQKQAHDTSKRLRSFSTGDKVFIRNYAYGPKWVPAVIQDASGPVSYTVIIGSGQIMKRHVDQVRARLSETVPNQEPESELGPSLDFDGAVGSGLTVMAETEDRPASESDEQSTSVVQVPTGSPVVTEVRHSERGRRSPLHLKDFVR